The sequence AGGTCCAGCGCTATCGGCACGCCCTCCAGGAACCGCACCCGCTCCAGCCGGAACAGCGGGGTGCCCGGGGCGATGCCCAACTGCTCCGCCTCGTCGATGCTGGCCGGACTCGTCTCGGCGCGCAGCACCTTCGAGTGCGGGGTGAGGCCCATCCGGGTCGCCGTCTCGCTGAACGACTCCAGGCTGTTGGGCCACTCCTTCTTCTGCGCGTTCCGGGCGACGTACCAGCCGCGCCCGTGCGACGGGTTCAGCACACCGGCCTCGACCAGGCTGCCCAGCGCCTTGCGCAAGGTCACCCGGCTGATACCCAACTGGCGGCACAGCTCGCGCTCGGGCGGCAGCCGGCCGCCGGGTTGCAGCACCCCGCGGTCGATCTCGCCGCGGATCACGTTGACCGCCTGAATCCACAACGGCTCGGGATAGCCGGGCAGTACGGCGCCGGAGACCTCAGGCGAGTCAGTCATACGGTGAAGCCCCCATGGTGATCTGCTCCGGTGAACAAGCGCGGATCACCTTAGCTTCACCGGCCACTCTCTGGCCAGAAGCCACCACGGGGGGTGGCGAAGCTGCTCCGCGACCCCTTCGGCGGTCGGCGCCGTCCGGATCGCCGCCCGCGCCGCGGCTACGACAAGGTCGCGGACGTCCCGGTGAGGTGCCCGCGCAGCAGGCCGAGGATCGGCTCGATGTGCCGGGTCAGGAAGAAGTGCCCGCCCGGGTACACCTCGAACTCGAACCCGCCGGTGGTGTGCCGCGCCCACTGGCGCGCCTCGTCGAGCGTGACCTTGGGGTCCTGATCACCGGTGAGCACCGTGACGGGGCAGTTGACGCTCGCCGCCGTATCGCAGGTGTAGCACTCGACGGCCTGGTAGTCGGCGCGCAGTGCCGGCAGCGCGGCCCGCATCAGCTCCTCGTCGTCGAGCAGGATGGACAGGGTGCCGCTCGTCGAGCGCAGCTCGGCGATCAGCCCGGCGTCGTCGAGCAGGTGCAGCGCCTCGTCCCGGTGCGTGCACGGCCCGCGGCGCCCGGACAGGACGATCCGCGCCACCGGCCGGCCCTCGGCCTCCAGCCGGCGGGCGGTCTCGAAGGCGAGGACGGCACCGAGGCTGTGTCCGAACAAGGTCAGCGGGAGTCCGTCGTCCTCGCGCAGGATCTCGGCCATCCGGTCGGCGAGCACGGACATGTCGGTGATCGGCGGCTCGGTACGGCGGTCCTGGCGGCCCGGGTACTGCACCGCGACCACGTCGACCTCGCGGCCGAGCGCCGTCGCCACCGGGTGGAAGAAGGGCGCCGATCCGCCGGCGTGGGGGAGACAGACGAGGCGCGCGGTCGGGTTCTGTGCGGGGACATAGCGGCGGCACCATTGACTTTCCACGGAAGACATGCTGCTCCAACGTCGAGTTCGGCTTCCGCCGAACATAACAAGACGGTCCTCGGTCGCACACTGGGCAGTTGACTGGACATTGCCGCGGCGGCGGACCCGGCCGGGTACCGGGATCTCCCCGCGCGGCGCGCAGCACCGGCTGGGTGCGGCGACGGCCCGCGGGCGTCCCACTACAGTGCTGGGCATGACGATCCGCGGGATCATGCCCAAACGTGGTGGCCGAGGACATCGCGGAGGGCCGGAGCTTCTTCGTCCGAGCACCGGACGGAACCGTCATCAACGTCCACAGCCACGCGGGAGCCGGAGCCGTAGCTGAAGCCGGAACCGTAGCTGGACCCGGCGGCCTCAGGCGCGGGTGCGGACGTACGTAGGCTCGGTGGCATGTTGCGATGTGGAGTGTGCGGGGCGGGGGAACTGGGGCCGCTCGGTGAGTTGATGACGGACAACAGGGTCGGTGACCAGCGCCACCCCACCTTGCGGTTCCGGCGGCCCGGGGCGCTCAGGCCGCGCCCGGAGTACATGGCGCGCCGGGGCCGGGCATGCCTGTCCTGCGGTGCCCTGACCGCCTTCCTCGATCCGGAGGACCTCAGGAGCTACCGGGCGGAGGCGGATCAGCTCATCGAGCCGGAGTGACCGGGGTGGCCGCGGCCCGTTCGTCGGATTTCCGCTGCCCGCCGCCGTGTTGAGCCGCGTCGGTGAAGTGGCGGACGTGCGGTCGGGAACTCGCCTAGTGTGTCGGGCGGGACACCGGTGGAATCTCGGTCATGGGGGGCAGAGGATGGCTGTCGGTCGGGTGATCCGGTTCGACGGGACGCGCGGGTACGGTTTCATCGCCCCGGACCGCGGTGGCGACGACGTCTTCCTGCACGTGAACGACCTGCTGATTCCGGAGTCGTCCGTGCACTCGGGGCTGGCCGTGGAGTTCGAGGTCGAGGACGGCGAGCGCGGGCCGAAGGCTTCCGAGGTGCGGCTCGCGCGGGAGGCGGGGAGCCCGCCGGTGCGGGCACTCGTGCCGGGGCAGCGGACGTCGCCCGCGCAGGCGAGCACGGCGACCGGCTCGCCGGCCCCGGACGGCGAGGAGAAGACGTGCGACGTGCTGGGCGCGACCGAGTACGGCGCTGAGCTGACCGAGCTTCTGCTGGGCTGCGTACCGGAGTTGACGGGACGGCAGATCGTCGCGGTGCGGGAGGGCCTGGTGCAGTTCGGCAAGCGACAGGGCTGGGTCGGGGGCTGACCGTACGACGCCCGACCTTCCGCCGACCGGCCGCCCGACCGGCCTACCCGAAGGACGTTCGGGCCGACCGGACGGCGCCGGCGGCACCGGCGGCACCGTCCCGCCTCGATGACGGCACGGTGCGGCCCGTGCCGGTCGCTTCCGCCGCTCCAGCACCGCCGGCCGCAGTTCGAGCTGGTCGACCCGGTGGCCGGCGTGTTCGTCCCGCTCTGCCGGTCGACCGACCAACTGCTGTCGCAGCTTCAGTGCGTGCCCGAACCCGAACCCGGCGCCGGGGACGACCCGGCGCCGGGGACGACCCGGCGACGGGGACGGACCCGACACGAGCAGCGTGGCCAAAGTCGTGCGCGCGGTGCTCGCGCCCCGGCTCCGCCGGTGACCCAGGTGGCCGGCCGGCGCTCGGCGGAGGACCACGACCGAGGCGGAAAACGGGATGCGTTCGGTCCTGGCGGAACCGGACACTGGACCATGCTGATGGATCACTGGCCCCTGCTGGGCCTGCGGCTGACCACTCCCCGCCTGGAATTGCGGCTGCCCTCCGAGGAGGAGCTGGGTGAACTGGCCGACCTGGCGGCCGGGGGCATCCACGAGCCCGACAGGATGCCGTTCATCGTGCCTTGGACGGATCTGCCGCCTGCCGAGAGGGCGCGTTCGGTAGTGCGGCACCACTGGCTGCGGCGGGGGAACTGGACCGGGGACAACTGGGATCTGAACCTCTCCGTCTTCAAAGACGGCCGGGTGGTCGGCCTGCAGTCCATCGCCGCCCGTGACTTCGCTGCGCTGAGGCAGGTCAGCACCGCCTCCTGGCTGGGCATGCGCCATCAGCGGCAGGGAATCGGAACCGAGATGCGTGCGGCCGCGCTGCATCTGGCGTTCGTCGGGCTGGGTGCTGCCGACGCGCTGTCGGGGGCCTTCGAGGACAACGCCTCATCGTTCACCGTGTCCGAGAAGCTGGGATACGAACCCGACGGCGTTGAACAGCTGGCGGTTCGAGGTCGCCGCATGACGATGCGCCGCCTGCGGCTGACCCGGGCCAGGTGGGAGATGCACCAGCGTGTCTCTGTCACGGTCGCCGGTCTCCGGCCCTGCTTGCCGCTCTTCGGCCTGCCGGACAAGGCAACGGCCTGAGCACTGGATCTGGGGTTCGTGGCAGGCGGAGCGGAACCGGCGAGTCGAGATGCCGAGAGCCCCACCCACGGCACGCCCCGGTTCACCGCCGCACGGCCCCATGGGGGCGCGCCCTGGCTCGGTCGGGGGCGGATCTTCGGCGGCCGGGGGCGGATCTTCGGCGGGCGCTGAGCGATTCGGACGCGATCCGGTGTGCGGTGTGGCTAGGGTGGGCGCGGAGGTGAGTCCTGTGCCCACGGAGAACGAGCT comes from Streptomyces sp. NBC_00448 and encodes:
- a CDS encoding GNAT family N-acetyltransferase, producing MTQVAGRRSAEDHDRGGKRDAFGPGGTGHWTMLMDHWPLLGLRLTTPRLELRLPSEEELGELADLAAGGIHEPDRMPFIVPWTDLPPAERARSVVRHHWLRRGNWTGDNWDLNLSVFKDGRVVGLQSIAARDFAALRQVSTASWLGMRHQRQGIGTEMRAAALHLAFVGLGAADALSGAFEDNASSFTVSEKLGYEPDGVEQLAVRGRRMTMRRLRLTRARWEMHQRVSVTVAGLRPCLPLFGLPDKATA
- a CDS encoding thioesterase II family protein, which produces MSSVESQWCRRYVPAQNPTARLVCLPHAGGSAPFFHPVATALGREVDVVAVQYPGRQDRRTEPPITDMSVLADRMAEILREDDGLPLTLFGHSLGAVLAFETARRLEAEGRPVARIVLSGRRGPCTHRDEALHLLDDAGLIAELRSTSGTLSILLDDEELMRAALPALRADYQAVECYTCDTAASVNCPVTVLTGDQDPKVTLDEARQWARHTTGGFEFEVYPGGHFFLTRHIEPILGLLRGHLTGTSATLS
- a CDS encoding GntR family transcriptional regulator; this translates as MTDSPEVSGAVLPGYPEPLWIQAVNVIRGEIDRGVLQPGGRLPPERELCRQLGISRVTLRKALGSLVEAGVLNPSHGRGWYVARNAQKKEWPNSLESFSETATRMGLTPHSKVLRAETSPASIDEAEQLGIAPGTPLFRLERVRFLEGVPIALDLTRLRRALVPDIEEVDFQDRSLYSTLSAAGVEPVRADSTIEATKADERAAEHLDLAPGDPVLVMRQLALSAQQEPLFVSTIQYAGDRYRLRTSFARS
- a CDS encoding cold-shock protein yields the protein MAVGRVIRFDGTRGYGFIAPDRGGDDVFLHVNDLLIPESSVHSGLAVEFEVEDGERGPKASEVRLAREAGSPPVRALVPGQRTSPAQASTATGSPAPDGEEKTCDVLGATEYGAELTELLLGCVPELTGRQIVAVREGLVQFGKRQGWVGG